The Brevibacillus humidisoli DNA segment AGCGCCCAGCCATTGAAAAACCGGGGTGTATTCGGCGATGATCACTGCCAGTGTCCCCAAGGCCATCACAACCGGCAGGACGCCCATCCACATATCGAGGACGTTTTTCAGCCCGTTGGCGAAGATGCGCGAGAATTGATTTCCTGCGGCTCGCTCCACCGCCTTTTGGACACCCCATTTCCACACGGACGTGTTTTCCGGAACCGTTTCGTCCAGCTTCCCTGATTCCTGATAATACGTGTCCGCTTTGCGGGAGAGTGGAGGGATACGCGGGAGAATAATCGCTGCCACAAACCCGGCCAGGGCTATGGTCAAATAGTAGGGACCAAACAGATGGCCCAGCTCCATTTGCTCCAGCACGATGATCGTAAATGTGATCGAGACGACGGAGAACGTCGTACCGATGATGGCCGCTTCCCTTTTGGTGTAAAAGCCGTCCTCATACTGCTTGTTGGTCAACAAGACGCCCACTGTACCATCTCCGAGCCAAGAGACGAGACAATCGATGGAGGCTCGTCCGGGTAGGGTGAACAGCGGCCGCATCAAGCGGGTCAGCAGAGCCCCTGTCATCTCCAACAGGCCGAAGTCCATCAATAAGGGCATGAACAGGCCGGCAAAGATGAACACGGTGACCAGCAAGGGAATGAGGCTCATCAGCAAAAGACCGCCGGTGTTCTCGGACCAGATCCATTCGGGCCCCCATTGAAACAGGGTGAGAATGGCAAAGATCAAGCCCAATACGCGCGTTACTACCCATAAGGGCTGCACGTCAAACAGATTTTTTAAAAAGGGACGATTGAGGATAAAGGCGGGACGAATCGACTTGGCAAGCAGGGTAAACAGAACAGTCAGCAGCATGATTACCGTCGCGACAGCGGGCAAAACGCCGGCAAACATCTCTTGCAAGTTGTTGGCCAAGAGGGCGACCGGGATCGTCATGCTGTCTCCCGACTGAATCGGGATCATGAACAAGAAGATACCGATGAGAGAAGGGATTAGGAATTTTAGACAATGGGCAGCATGATAGGTCTGATTCTGTGCCTGTGATTGCTTCATCATAGTTTCATCACCTGTTTCGTTTTGGTATCGAGGTATGGTCGGATTGTGAAAGCGGATTCACCTTGATCATTTTAATACAAAAAAGCCTTTCCTGTTAATAAGAAAAAATAGCAAAAAGAGATCTAGTTGATCCGTTTCATATATAGTTGCAGCGAATGACCGAATAGCCGGGGTGCCAGGCTACAGGCAAGATGCTCATCAGTCTAAATCAGACTGTGGCACACTAGCTGACCAGAATTAGGCTTTGTCCATGTCCATCAGGTTGCTGCAGCTAAGTCGCGCTGTTATGGGAAAGCGTGCAACCGTTTATGGTAATCGCTCGTACATAATAAGAAGAGGAGGAGAGCGCATTGAAACTTTACTTTCGAGATAACTTTTTCAGTTCAGGGCGTACGGAGATTCTGAATGAAGCGGGAGCAGAGGCAGGCGAACTGGATCTAAAAAGTGCATTCAAATCTTCTGTCGACGTCTATCGAGAGGACGGCAGTGTGGCTGCCAGCGGCAAGTTTCGTTTTTTCTCAAATAAATGGGAGATTGTCGTGGCCGATGGACGAGGATTGGGCGTACTGCGCAGCCGGTTTTCTTTTTTTACGAAAAAGTACACGTATGAAACGGCGGGCGGTGCAAGCTATACCATTACCTCGCCCGCTTTCTCCAAGGAGTATGACGTATTTGATGATGCGGGGCATCAGGTGGCCCGCTTCGAGAGAGTCAGCGGATGGTTCTCTTCCGGAGCGTTCTGTTTGGAGAACCGATCGGAGCAGTTGGACAGCTATGAGTTGATCTGTGTCGTGATGGGGATGCATGCGATTCAAAAAAGACAGAATGCGGCAAGCAGTTCTGCTTCCACGTAAACGAAGCGCAAGAGAACGAGGGGATCTGCTTTTTGCAGGCAATCCCAGCATTTCAGCAGCCAAGAAACTCTTGACATCCTGCAAAAGCGACCCGTATACTGAAACTAGATAAGAAACCGGTTACATCTATTGAAAAGGTATGATTGCCTTTTATTTTTTACTCAATGTGTAACCGGTTACACATGGATGTGATGATGGATTATGGCAACTATTCGAGACGTGGCCAAACTGGCCGGAGTTTCTGTTGCAACCGTTTCCAGAGTGTTGAACAAGAACGGCTATGTGAACAGCGAGACGGAACAAAAAGTACGAAAGGCGATGCAGCAGCTGCAGTATGAGCCAAATGCAGTGGCCAGGGGATTGGCTGGCAAACGGACGGGGACAATCGGTTTGATTCTGCCGGACATCTCCAACCCGTTTTTTCCGGAATTGGCGAGAGGCGTTGAGGACGTTGCACAGCGGAGCGGGTTTACCGTAATATTGTGCAACTCCGATGATCAGGGGCCAAAGGAGAAGCTGTACATTGAGGTACTGAAGAAAAAGTACATCGACGGCATCATCTTTGCATCCAATACATTGGTGCAGGAAGATATCGAGCAGATGAAACGAGACAACCTTCCATTGGTTGTTCTGGACCGCGCCTCGTCCCATGAGGCATACAGCGTTGTGCGTTCCAAAAACTTTGAAGGGGCGAAAATGGCTGTGAAGCATCTGCTGGAGATCGGCTGCAGCAAAGTGGCCCACCTCTACGGTCCACAAGAGCTGATTACTGCAAAAGACCGCCTGCGCGGCTACGAGGATGTGGCCAAGCATTTTGGCTGGTTTTCTCCCAGCCTGATGATCCCCGGATACTTTCGCATAGATGGAGGGATGGCGGCTGTAGAAGAGTTGCTGAGCAGACATCCTGATGTAGACGGAATCTTCGCCGGCAATGACTTGATGGCATTGGGAGCCTTAAAAGGCTTAAAGCGAAGAGGGATCAAGGTCCCGGAGCAAATCGCAATATGCGGCTTTGACGGCATTTCGCTGACCGAAATTGCTGAACCCGAACTAACCACGGTGGCACAGCCGATCTACGAGATGGGAGAGTTGGCTGCATCCATCCTGATCCAGAAAATTGAGACGGCTGCAGCTGTTTCGGAACTGTTTGAATTGGATGTGAAGTTAATCCAGAGAGACTCGACACAGAAGAAGGTGATGAGATGAAGCACCAACCAAACGTTGTTGTAGTGGGCAGCATCAATATGGATCTGGTCGTGGAGGCGGATCGCCCGCCGAAGATGGGGGAAACCGTGTCAGGACAAAACATTCACTTTATTCCTGGCGGCAAGGGGGCCAATCAGGCCGTGGCCGCTGCCAGACTGGGAGCGCACGTCGCCATGATCGGGACAGTCGGACGTGACGCATTTGGCAGCCAATTGACAGAGTCCCTCACGGCCAACGGCGTTCATTCCGGCGCACTGAAGGTTATCGAGGGGACGCCGACGGGTGTTGCTTCCATTCTGCTCGCACAGGGGGACAACAGCATCATCGTGGTTCCGGGAGCTAACGCCTGCTGTCTTCCCGAGGATGTCGAGGATCACCATTCCTTGATCGAGGAGGCTGACGTAGTTCTGCTGCAGCTGGAGATCCCAATCGAAACGGTGGAGTATGCAGCCGATATGGCGAAGCGCTGCGGAAAGAAAGTGATACTCAACCCGGCTCCGGCTCGTCAGCTATCAGACCAGTTG contains these protein-coding regions:
- a CDS encoding YjiH family protein, which produces MMKQSQAQNQTYHAAHCLKFLIPSLIGIFLFMIPIQSGDSMTIPVALLANNLQEMFAGVLPAVATVIMLLTVLFTLLAKSIRPAFILNRPFLKNLFDVQPLWVVTRVLGLIFAILTLFQWGPEWIWSENTGGLLLMSLIPLLVTVFIFAGLFMPLLMDFGLLEMTGALLTRLMRPLFTLPGRASIDCLVSWLGDGTVGVLLTNKQYEDGFYTKREAAIIGTTFSVVSITFTIIVLEQMELGHLFGPYYLTIALAGFVAAIILPRIPPLSRKADTYYQESGKLDETVPENTSVWKWGVQKAVERAAGNQFSRIFANGLKNVLDMWMGVLPVVMALGTLAVIIAEYTPVFQWLGAPFIPLLTLLNIPEAAEAAQTIVVGFADMFLPAVIGSSIIESEMTRFVIACVSVTQLIYMSEVGGLLLGSKVPVNFKDLLIIFLLRTLITLPIIALMAHIIF
- a CDS encoding LacI family DNA-binding transcriptional regulator; this translates as MATIRDVAKLAGVSVATVSRVLNKNGYVNSETEQKVRKAMQQLQYEPNAVARGLAGKRTGTIGLILPDISNPFFPELARGVEDVAQRSGFTVILCNSDDQGPKEKLYIEVLKKKYIDGIIFASNTLVQEDIEQMKRDNLPLVVLDRASSHEAYSVVRSKNFEGAKMAVKHLLEIGCSKVAHLYGPQELITAKDRLRGYEDVAKHFGWFSPSLMIPGYFRIDGGMAAVEELLSRHPDVDGIFAGNDLMALGALKGLKRRGIKVPEQIAICGFDGISLTEIAEPELTTVAQPIYEMGELAASILIQKIETAAAVSELFELDVKLIQRDSTQKKVMR
- the rbsK gene encoding ribokinase — protein: MKHQPNVVVVGSINMDLVVEADRPPKMGETVSGQNIHFIPGGKGANQAVAAARLGAHVAMIGTVGRDAFGSQLTESLTANGVHSGALKVIEGTPTGVASILLAQGDNSIIVVPGANACCLPEDVEDHHSLIEEADVVLLQLEIPIETVEYAADMAKRCGKKVILNPAPARQLSDQLLANIDVIIPNESELALLSGIDPDSDLQLERAMRSLLDKGIESVITTLGAKGAAYMTRDGQRGTVPGYKVQVVDTTGAGDSFNAAVACSLAMGKSLADAVSFANQVAALAVTKLGAQQGMPTRDEVSQFKPAHRWEQ